The genome window CGTTTGGGTGAGCGCCCGGCCCGTTTGGCGCAGGTCGGTGCTCGCCACCAGCGTCGCCGTGGGCTGGCCCAGCAGCAGCCCCAGGCGGCGCTGGGCGGCGCGCAGATCGTCGGTGGCCTGCTGCAGCTGCACGGTTATCTGCCGGGCCTCGGCGTCGGTGCTGATGCGCTGCAGGGAGGTGACTTCCCCGGCCGCGAACAGCCGGTCCGTGGCCAGGCGCAGGGCCCGATACAAGCTGTCCTGGGCCGTGAACTGCCGCACTTGCGCCGCGGCGAACTGCAGGTTCAGGTACGCCAGCCGGGTGTCGCGCAGCACGCTGGCGCGGCTGACCTCGCGGTTGCGCTCGGCCAGGGTGATGCCGGCCTGGGCCACTTGGCGCTGCCGCCGGTACACGTTGGGCAGGTCAATGGTTTGCACCACGCCCGGGGCCCACATCTCGCCCGTGGGCGCCGCCAACAGAAAGTCGGGGTTAGCGGGCGCGAAGGAGCCACGTTTGAGGGCGCGCTGCTCGGCGATTTCTTCGTCGGCCTGGCGCAGCCGCGGGTGGCGGCGCAGGGTCTGGGCCTCGGCGCTGTCCAGGCTAAGGACCGTTTGCGCCCGCGCTGGCCCGGTGCCGAAGCCCAGCAGCCCCAGCACGAGCCCGAGCAGGGGAAGCCTCCTCCAACCTATTCCTTTCATTTCAGGGTACTTCATACAATCAGGTTTTAACTCGCCTGCGCGCCGTCCCCTGCCAGCAGAGGACGGCGCGTGGCCCAAAGGCCGGGGGTCAGGATGCTGTCCCCGGCCGACGTTGCTTAGCTCTTTTTAACCAGGGCCATGCCGCACTTGGGGCAGCTGCCGGGCTTGTCGCTGGCACTGCCTTCGCACTGCATGGGGCAGAGGTAGGCGGCCCCCACGGCCTTCGCCGGCGCGGCCGTGGTCGCGTTCAGCTTCTCAAACCGCGCCGACAGGGTCTTGCCCCCCGCTTTCAGGTTGACGATGGCCGTGCGTAGGGCCGTGCCGGCGGGCAGCTTGGCCACCAGGTGGTCCCCGGTTGGGGTGAGCGCCACGGTGCTGGTTTTATTGGCCGTGGTCAGCAGCATAACCGAGCCGGTCGGCCGGGTGGTGGTAACCGTCGCCTCGTTGGCGTCGAGCAGGTACACGTGGAGCTCCGTGGGGTGCTGCACGAGTTCGATGTGCAGGGTGCCGGCCGTGCGTACGATGCCGCCGTGGGGGACTTATGGGCGTGCGATTCGCCCGCGGCTTTGTGGCCGTGCGGCGCGGTGTTGGGCTTGTGGCTGTGCTGGGCCGACAGGGATAGGGGAGCGGCGAGCAGCGCGGCGGCTACCAGGAGGTGGGAGAATTTCATGGAGAGGGGGGTAAGAAAGGTAAAGAGAGGTGAGGGGCCGCAGGGCCTACATTTTGTCGCCGTTTTTGGCGTGCCAGTCCTTGAACTGCTGGATTTCTTTCTGCTGCGCGGCGATCATCTGCTGCGCCATTTCTTTGAGCTTGGTGTCCTTGCCGTGGGCCAGCTCGGCCTGGGCCATGTCCACGGCGCTCTGGTGGTGCACCGTCATCATCATGTTAAAGTTCATGTCCGGGTCAGCGACCGGCTTCTGCATGTTCTGCATCATGCCGTCCATCGACGCCTTCATCTTGCTGGTGAAGGGGTCCGTAGGATCAGTGGGCTTATAGTTGGTCGGGGCGTTATCGAGGCGGGTAGCTACGGCTTCGAGCTCAGCGATTTCCTTTTGCTGGTCAGCTTTAATTTTCTCCGCCATCTGGCGCATCGTCGCGTCTTTACCGTCGCGAAGCT of Hymenobacter radiodurans contains these proteins:
- a CDS encoding TolC family protein — protein: MKYPEMKGIGWRRLPLLGLVLGLLGFGTGPARAQTVLSLDSAEAQTLRRHPRLRQADEEIAEQRALKRGSFAPANPDFLLAAPTGEMWAPGVVQTIDLPNVYRRQRQVAQAGITLAERNREVSRASVLRDTRLAYLNLQFAAAQVRQFTAQDSLYRALRLATDRLFAAGEVTSLQRISTDAEARQITVQLQQATDDLRAAQRRLGLLLGQPTATLVASTDLRQTGRALTQTGAALLSSLPLEDSSALLRSPALAYATQGVALSQSGISLVRARRTPALTVGYQNQAFENSALKYRFQFGVSVPIWFWTYRSQLQAATARARSADYQLQTQRLELGSQYQQALADTRKFSTSLAYYEQTGVPQAQAIISQSQRLFRAGEISYLFLIQSLNQAFTIQQTYLTTIRDYQQALVELNYLRGE
- a CDS encoding heavy metal-binding domain-containing protein; this translates as MLLTTANKTSTVALTPTGDHLVAKLPAGTALRTAIVNLKAGGKTLSARFEKLNATTAAPAKAVGAAYLCPMQCEGSASDKPGSCPKCGMALVKKS
- a CDS encoding DUF305 domain-containing protein, with protein sequence MASMNEMMRKMEAIPMKGNTDHDFAHHMLEHHRGAVAMADIELRDGKDATMRQMAEKIKADQQKEIAELEAVATRLDNAPTNYKPTDPTDPFTSKMKASMDGMMQNMQKPVADPDMNFNMMMTVHHQSAVDMAQAELAHGKDTKLKEMAQQMIAAQQKEIQQFKDWHAKNGDKM